One part of the Desulfosalsimonas propionicica genome encodes these proteins:
- a CDS encoding GTPase-associated system all-helical protein GASH, translating into MTESILQTYLNEQHIKTDVQENIDSLKKAVQEVKKYLTRRKVKSDTIPYCLVALDPKVKDSDPVVQQVETIIIKKWTAFKNSVTATKDKSTTYVRAVILESLSQLSKDDAATAALVWLTARDVIRHYQLDSEESVISGFLQELADRTEENGQAAWGISHKIQANTFKGAEISISGVKAAQLDEEVLKNHLLDAMVHSGWKDSAGGGANPHHQGQNNWKWPKYMAEQSAEGIAAVVNSALTQQTKSLSSISPSIQKGLDAYLAELQSFFEDMNTSIANSITANNKRSELLWWKQSLYSRMLNTSYRSLDQLSAAVGMALDLAQQVEAIYPESVDYLLRETLKDVHGDQAAEELPLTDWLKDSLSLHENIQSALKEYAEQGEQRKPLLNAWANVVQSGETTDFLTETGIDKKAKLPLSDLAVWLFHGLQAQKLVTAK; encoded by the coding sequence ATGACTGAATCAATACTTCAAACTTACCTTAACGAACAGCACATCAAAACTGATGTCCAAGAAAACATTGATAGCCTGAAGAAGGCCGTGCAAGAAGTTAAAAAATACCTAACAAGAAGAAAGGTAAAGTCCGATACCATCCCCTATTGCCTAGTGGCGCTCGACCCAAAGGTAAAAGACAGCGACCCGGTGGTGCAGCAGGTGGAAACGATCATCATCAAAAAGTGGACTGCTTTTAAGAACAGTGTGACTGCCACCAAAGATAAATCCACCACCTACGTGCGGGCAGTGATTCTGGAATCGCTGAGCCAACTGTCAAAAGACGATGCGGCTACGGCAGCTCTTGTCTGGCTGACAGCCCGAGATGTGATTAGGCATTATCAGCTTGATTCGGAGGAGAGTGTGATCAGTGGGTTTTTACAGGAGTTGGCCGACCGAACGGAGGAAAATGGACAGGCGGCATGGGGAATCAGTCACAAAATTCAGGCTAATACATTTAAAGGAGCTGAGATTTCCATTTCGGGGGTGAAAGCGGCTCAATTAGATGAAGAAGTTCTAAAGAACCACTTACTTGATGCGATGGTTCACTCTGGGTGGAAAGATAGTGCTGGAGGAGGGGCAAACCCTCATCATCAAGGTCAAAATAACTGGAAGTGGCCAAAATATATGGCCGAACAGTCAGCTGAAGGAATTGCTGCAGTTGTAAATTCAGCATTAACACAACAAACCAAATCCCTTTCCTCCATATCACCCTCCATACAAAAGGGACTGGACGCTTATTTAGCCGAACTTCAGTCGTTTTTCGAAGACATGAATACTTCTATCGCCAACAGCATCACCGCCAACAACAAGCGCAGCGAGCTCCTCTGGTGGAAGCAATCGTTATATTCTCGTATGCTGAACACCAGTTACCGCAGCCTTGACCAATTGAGCGCGGCCGTTGGCATGGCGCTCGACCTGGCCCAACAGGTAGAGGCTATTTATCCGGAAAGTGTGGATTACCTACTGCGGGAAACGCTTAAAGACGTGCACGGAGATCAGGCAGCCGAAGAACTCCCACTCACAGACTGGTTAAAGGATAGCCTTAGCCTGCATGAGAACATTCAATCAGCATTGAAAGAATATGCTGAACAAGGAGAACAACGCAAACCCTTGCTTAACGCATGGGCCAATGTCGTGCAGTCGGGTGAGACCACCGATTTTTTAACAGAAACGGGTATTGACAAAAAAGCCAAACTGCCGTTATCCGATCTGGCGGTGTGGTTGTTTCACGGGTTGCAAGCCCAGAAACTGGTAACCGCTAAATGA
- a CDS encoding ATP-binding protein codes for MIFNNRIEVLSPGRLPGYVTVENILDARYSRNSKIVRTLNRYKEAPNKDLGEGLNTTFQKMKEWGLKDPEIFEDKNYVKVVLPHIPLAAPTEAILEFLKTNERITNFQARDITGIKSENLVKIEFYKLRDAGLLEMVPGLKGPKSAWQLTNRGKKEINKQ; via the coding sequence TTGATTTTCAATAACAGAATTGAGGTGTTAAGCCCCGGACGTCTACCCGGATATGTAACTGTTGAAAATATCTTGGATGCACGTTATTCGAGAAACTCTAAAATTGTCAGAACTCTCAACAGATATAAAGAAGCACCAAACAAGGATCTAGGAGAGGGGCTTAATACTACTTTCCAGAAGATGAAAGAATGGGGGTTGAAAGACCCAGAAATTTTTGAAGACAAAAATTATGTCAAGGTTGTTTTGCCACACATACCTCTTGCTGCGCCAACAGAGGCAATCTTAGAATTCCTTAAAACAAACGAAAGAATAACCAATTTTCAGGCTAGAGATATTACTGGAATTAAGTCTGAAAATTTAGTCAAAATCGAATTTTACAAGCTGAGAGATGCTGGTTTGCTTGAGATGGTTCCTGGGTTAAAAGGTCCAAAATCTGCCTGGCAGCTTACGAATCGTGGAAAAAAAGAAATAAATAAACAGTAA
- a CDS encoding TRAFAC clade GTPase domain-containing protein — MVKRRCSKEGCHAPDDFCLELAGPLHEQCPFFEKAGAAEALAKTAKRSAATTSIPWTGEWLRPEQLDLLTHRGTPRIIGLVGASGAGKTTYLAMLYSLLFNGKRIENWDFAGSYTLNGWELQAKTLQVQEDGTVRNPNATPSDKDFYSLYHLAMRHDGFLHDILFADSSGEVFSKWADNVNDPAAENARWIYDNAHAFLLFVDCEAIIEQRGRARRDIVQLAEQLKSGLRGRPVVIVWAKADLADQMRENIVEAIKRSLSETFPGAVSLEISNYSKSDSDQLCHINNVGVAKTVLNLLANPQPLRIAPVSIQTDDFFFLYRGSYGNK; from the coding sequence ATGGTAAAGCGAAGATGTAGCAAAGAAGGTTGCCATGCACCTGATGACTTCTGTCTTGAATTAGCTGGCCCGCTGCACGAGCAATGTCCGTTTTTCGAAAAAGCAGGAGCTGCAGAAGCACTGGCCAAAACTGCGAAAAGGTCAGCTGCGACTACGTCCATTCCTTGGACGGGAGAATGGTTGCGGCCCGAACAGCTCGATCTTCTGACACACCGGGGTACGCCCAGAATCATCGGTTTGGTAGGAGCGTCCGGGGCGGGAAAAACCACCTATCTCGCCATGCTGTACTCGCTGCTGTTCAACGGAAAGCGCATCGAAAACTGGGATTTTGCCGGTAGCTATACGCTGAACGGGTGGGAATTGCAGGCCAAAACATTGCAGGTGCAGGAAGACGGCACGGTACGAAACCCTAATGCCACGCCTTCCGACAAGGATTTTTACAGCCTCTACCACTTGGCGATGCGCCACGATGGTTTTTTACACGACATTTTGTTTGCTGACTCATCAGGCGAAGTATTTTCAAAATGGGCGGATAACGTGAACGATCCTGCTGCTGAAAATGCCCGCTGGATCTATGACAATGCCCATGCATTCCTGTTGTTTGTTGATTGCGAGGCAATTATCGAGCAGCGGGGCAGGGCGAGACGTGACATCGTTCAATTAGCCGAACAGTTAAAAAGCGGCCTTCGAGGTAGGCCGGTGGTGATCGTATGGGCGAAAGCCGATCTGGCCGACCAGATGCGTGAAAACATTGTGGAGGCCATCAAACGAAGCCTGTCCGAAACCTTTCCCGGAGCCGTATCACTGGAGATCAGCAATTATTCGAAATCCGACTCCGACCAGCTTTGTCACATCAATAATGTAGGTGTGGCAAAAACGGTGCTCAACCTACTGGCCAACCCGCAGCCACTGCGCATCGCACCTGTATCTATTCAAACAGATGATTTTTTCTTTTTATACCGAGGCAGCTATGGCAACAAATAA
- a CDS encoding class I SAM-dependent methyltransferase codes for MSDRCNRVCPVERAGSLDNRIRRWFQNPQKILGPYIKEGMTVLEVGCGPGFFSVAMALMAGKSGQVIACDLQEGMLQKVREKIDGTELEARIKLHKCEEGKIGVSDHVDFVLLFYVVHEIQNKEGLFDEIRSILKPNGQVLIVEPPFHVSKSAFEETIKKAREVGLIDTDGPNMLFHKTVILEKG; via the coding sequence ATGAGTGATAGATGTAATCGTGTATGCCCGGTTGAAAGAGCGGGTAGTCTTGATAATAGAATTCGGAGGTGGTTCCAAAATCCTCAGAAAATACTAGGACCATATATAAAAGAGGGAATGACAGTTCTTGAGGTGGGATGTGGCCCAGGCTTTTTCTCGGTTGCTATGGCTCTCATGGCTGGCAAATCGGGGCAGGTGATTGCTTGCGACTTACAGGAAGGGATGCTTCAAAAGGTAAGAGAGAAGATAGACGGTACAGAACTTGAGGCGCGAATCAAACTGCACAAATGCGAAGAGGGTAAAATAGGGGTATCAGATCACGTTGATTTTGTTTTATTGTTTTATGTGGTCCACGAGATTCAAAACAAGGAAGGGCTTTTTGATGAGATAAGGTCAATACTAAAACCAAATGGACAAGTCCTCATAGTGGAGCCTCCATTTCATGTTTCAAAATCAGCGTTTGAAGAGACTATCAAAAAAGCCAGAGAAGTCGGGTTGATCGATACTGATGGACCGAACATGCTTTTTCACAAGACAGTGATATTGGAAAAGGGCTAA
- a CDS encoding effector-associated domain EAD1-containing protein, translated as MKKPIIILTALEVERRAIEQHLKNIEPVVHPATGTDYTKGTYLFTGETLEVIVVRTDQTNVNAAIETERAIAHFDPEYIFFAGVAGGLKDVNVGDIVIGRDVYGYERGKAEENNIKPRPQFGASTYALEQLAGQYAKSEAWKQTTEKLLNPEFVSVISTYTGTIASGEKVDTSIDSDLHQFLKQNASHALAIEMEGLGFLEVCRMRPLIKTLLLRGISDLVDDKGQMDGKGSQLYASANVAAFLFGLLEQLDFSDATIERTREQKLVEIMCKLYPGGLRDNQIWVAAGGDLSLINIGQSGKGQWVEAIRTLKLGGGGNINIDSLIETVAEEYGDNKDVKEIL; from the coding sequence ATGAAGAAACCCATCATTATTCTTACCGCGCTGGAAGTGGAACGTCGCGCTATCGAGCAGCATTTAAAAAACATAGAGCCGGTAGTACACCCTGCAACCGGCACCGACTATACCAAAGGCACCTACCTCTTCACCGGTGAAACCCTTGAAGTGATCGTTGTCCGTACCGATCAAACCAATGTGAATGCCGCAATCGAAACTGAACGCGCTATCGCCCATTTTGATCCCGAATACATTTTTTTTGCAGGTGTGGCCGGGGGATTGAAGGATGTAAACGTCGGTGACATTGTAATCGGACGGGACGTTTACGGTTACGAGCGCGGAAAGGCCGAAGAAAACAATATTAAACCCCGGCCACAATTTGGTGCTTCCACATATGCCCTGGAACAGTTGGCCGGTCAGTATGCAAAAAGCGAAGCCTGGAAACAAACAACTGAGAAGCTACTGAACCCGGAATTTGTTTCCGTCATCAGCACTTATACCGGCACCATTGCTTCCGGTGAAAAGGTAGATACTTCCATTGATTCAGACCTTCATCAATTCCTTAAACAAAACGCCAGCCATGCTCTTGCCATCGAAATGGAAGGCCTCGGCTTTCTGGAAGTCTGTCGCATGCGGCCCTTGATTAAAACCCTGCTGCTTCGCGGAATTTCCGATCTTGTGGACGATAAAGGGCAAATGGACGGTAAAGGCTCCCAACTTTACGCATCGGCCAACGTGGCCGCCTTCCTGTTCGGCCTGCTGGAGCAACTAGATTTTTCAGATGCTACAATCGAACGCACCCGAGAGCAAAAGCTAGTTGAAATTATGTGTAAGCTTTATCCAGGAGGATTGCGAGATAATCAAATATGGGTAGCGGCAGGTGGGGATTTATCTTTAATTAATATAGGTCAATCAGGTAAAGGTCAATGGGTCGAAGCTATTAGAACTTTGAAGTTAGGTGGAGGAGGTAATATAAATATCGATAGTTTGATTGAAACTGTTGCGGAAGAGTATGGAGATAATAAAGATGTTAAGGAAATACTGTAG